From a single Bacteroidota bacterium genomic region:
- a CDS encoding T9SS type A sorting domain-containing protein encodes MKTFFNIFIFLVIFQNSFGQGYNHEWLIGNQSQQTVPKGRMFFDSTSFQYQTEFRKMPFRGTQGNICDAQGNFLMSSNGVWIANAINDTMLNGSGLNPGYFVNGSPNGLLIPNGNFFIPTPGDTAGYTLFHQTELDPNSSRCGVYFSTIDMNLDAGLGGVISKNNLLIDDSLNWGITACKHANGRDWWIIIAKDSSDKIYKLLYTDQGVVSIDTQSLNFYPHPYKNVSQICFNKEGNLFAYNIYDNPVDRNSFVILCDFDRCTGNFTNTRVIPVSSGAYIWGLSFSPNGQYLYTNTSAYIFQVNTTTSQVDTVAIYDGFSFPIPQAATTFLNEYPAANGKIYLTSGNGVQHLHEINYPDSAGLACDVQQHAVSLGVWHFRAVPNHPNYNLGRVVGSICDSLVGIEEVVHDFHFGISPNPIENGLIKIVYLLPQNHSGFFEVYDITGKLVYEMNLPPWSSLQFLNLPALSEGIYTATIRSGFERVVKKLVIVR; translated from the coding sequence ATGAAAACGTTCTTTAATATCTTTATCTTTCTTGTTATTTTCCAAAATTCTTTTGGCCAGGGATACAATCATGAATGGTTAATTGGAAATCAGTCGCAACAGACGGTGCCAAAAGGACGAATGTTTTTTGATAGTACTTCTTTTCAATATCAAACAGAGTTCAGAAAAATGCCTTTTAGAGGCACCCAAGGCAACATTTGCGATGCACAAGGGAATTTTTTAATGAGTAGTAATGGAGTCTGGATCGCCAATGCCATTAACGATACTATGCTCAATGGAAGTGGGTTGAATCCTGGGTATTTTGTAAATGGATCTCCGAATGGTTTATTAATTCCGAATGGAAACTTTTTTATTCCTACACCTGGTGATACTGCCGGGTACACTCTTTTTCATCAGACGGAACTTGATCCTAATTCTTCAAGATGTGGAGTATATTTTTCAACAATAGATATGAATCTGGATGCTGGTTTAGGCGGCGTTATTAGTAAAAACAATTTACTTATTGATGATTCATTAAATTGGGGAATAACTGCTTGCAAACATGCAAATGGACGGGATTGGTGGATAATTATTGCGAAAGATAGTAGTGATAAAATTTACAAATTGCTTTATACAGACCAAGGTGTTGTGTCGATAGATACACAATCTTTGAATTTCTATCCTCATCCCTATAAAAATGTTTCTCAAATCTGCTTTAATAAAGAAGGTAATTTGTTTGCATATAATATCTACGACAACCCAGTTGACCGTAATAGCTTTGTGATTCTTTGTGATTTTGACAGGTGTACAGGTAATTTTACAAACACAAGAGTAATCCCCGTTTCTTCGGGTGCATATATCTGGGGTTTGTCGTTTTCTCCAAATGGTCAGTATTTATACACCAATACATCCGCCTATATCTTCCAGGTCAATACAACAACCTCACAGGTAGATACAGTTGCAATTTATGATGGATTCTCTTTTCCAATACCTCAAGCTGCTACTACATTTTTGAATGAATACCCTGCTGCCAACGGCAAAATCTACCTCACTTCCGGCAATGGCGTACAGCACTTACATGAAATCAATTATCCCGACAGTGCAGGTTTAGCCTGTGATGTACAGCAGCATGCGGTTAGTTTGGGTGTATGGCATTTCAGAGCTGTTCCTAACCACCCCAACTACAACCTTGGTCGGGTGGTTGGTAGTATATGTGATAGTTTGGTAGGAATTGAGGAGGTCGTGCATGATTTTCATTTTGGGATTTCTCCTAATCCTATAGAGAATGGACTAATAAAAATTGTTTATTTGCTCCCACAAAATCATTCAGGGTTTTTTGAAGTGTATGATATAACAGGTAAACTCGTTTATGAAATGAATTTACCACCCTGGAGTTCCTTGCAATTCTTAAACCTCCCAGCATTGAGTGAGGGAATTTATACAGCAACGATCAGGAGTGGGTTTGAAAGGGTGGTCAAAAAGTTGGTGATTGTGAGATAG
- a CDS encoding PorT family protein, with the protein MKNYLLNMKSLVAGAAILLSVSTTSKAQESDSNNDDSRNWKKGEFGMRFMPTFSGLTLNTGDGGTTKGTANLGFGVGAFFAYNFTTHMGVQLEGIYSSFSQKYSEKDVEREITLKYFNIPLLFSLNTGIDKLVNLNLVVGPQMGISVGSRIQSQGTGDSTLIDPVLEVKKGDVGFAYGAGIDFGLNEARTIRLSLGYRGVFGLFDISDNSRTKSTDNYYVLDKTKIKTNAAYAGVSIRF; encoded by the coding sequence ATGAAAAATTACTTATTGAATATGAAGTCCCTGGTAGCTGGAGCAGCTATATTACTATCGGTATCTACTACAAGTAAAGCACAGGAATCAGATAGCAATAATGATGATAGCAGGAATTGGAAAAAAGGTGAATTCGGAATGCGGTTTATGCCAACATTTTCAGGATTAACATTAAATACAGGTGATGGAGGAACCACTAAAGGAACTGCAAATCTTGGATTTGGAGTGGGTGCCTTTTTTGCCTATAACTTCACTACTCACATGGGAGTGCAATTGGAAGGAATTTACTCATCGTTTTCTCAAAAATATTCTGAAAAGGATGTTGAGAGAGAGATTACGTTGAAGTATTTTAATATCCCACTTTTATTCTCCTTAAATACCGGTATTGATAAATTAGTAAATCTGAATTTAGTTGTTGGGCCCCAAATGGGAATCAGTGTGGGTTCAAGAATTCAATCACAAGGCACCGGCGACTCTACGCTGATTGATCCGGTTCTCGAAGTGAAAAAGGGTGATGTGGGCTTTGCCTATGGTGCCGGAATTGATTTCGGTTTAAATGAAGCAAGAACTATACGTTTAAGCCTTGGATATAGAGGTGTTTTTGGTCTGTTCGACATCAGTGATAACAGCAGAACCAAAAGCACCGACAACTATTATGTGCTTGACAAAACTAAAATCAAAACAAACGCAGCCTACGCAGGTGTTTCTATAAGATTCTAA
- a CDS encoding peptidase M23 — translation MNTLKFIGSVAVLLAGTMFYSCSSSSEKVDQAQEEVKEANQELDQAKEDYATDLETYRKETADRISANEVRIAELKAKADAKNEKLDKDYQKKVADLEDRNSKLKQRLAEFKADSKDGWVSFKAEFNHDMEELGNAMKDLTTDNKK, via the coding sequence ATGAACACATTAAAATTTATAGGCTCTGTTGCGGTGCTACTCGCCGGAACCATGTTTTACAGTTGCAGTTCTTCTTCTGAAAAAGTGGATCAGGCACAGGAAGAAGTTAAAGAAGCTAACCAGGAATTGGATCAGGCAAAAGAAGATTATGCGACAGATCTCGAGACCTATCGTAAGGAAACTGCTGACCGGATTTCGGCCAACGAAGTGCGCATCGCTGAACTCAAGGCCAAAGCAGATGCTAAGAATGAAAAGTTAGACAAGGATTATCAGAAAAAAGTGGCTGACCTGGAAGATAGAAACAGCAAATTGAAGCAACGTCTCGCTGAATTTAAAGCCGATTCTAAAGATGGCTGGGTTTCTTTTAAAGCAGAGTTCAACCATGATATGGAAGAACTGGGAAATGCAATGAAAGACCTTACCACTGATAACAAGAAGTAG
- a CDS encoding DUF2309 domain-containing protein, protein MPSIAADGTISIVESTPKRFVRKFDEHKILHDLKHYLPAQSALKDFIHHNSLHAFQHLKFFPALFKAGSIFGYQVTLQLEEFRQLYKNGRIKEIVLDDIISTSKGREHLKAWKLRMLSGHFETSYTPRIGRLRSNWKSKFNIDLDGHVQPILFRVLCSYLDQGISTWKFPIDERGFFAALKKLEQEGGVSFFKTKFVRNLLLKGESDIKGLLTLVVGEESYFDQYLFDQQFSHQGWSGIIAAIESNPSALLDKRVISLHDLILFELLLELDVLHYHLGQRFQPLTNRVEEKPLSLFEDIPSNDLNEVLTLWQQAFEWSYYDEVLAGMKGASPPTTNKITEKSFQAIFCIDERECSLRRHIENVVPDCETLGAPGFFGVEFFFQPENGKFYEKLCPAPVTPKYLIKEFGAAKDRKHELLYSDKAHHPVYGFLSSLTLGFMAGGRLIQHLFRPGMSPAISNAFAHMNSKASLTIENKDISHKENNLQIGFTVDEMTTRVEAQLRGMGLVKNFAPLVYVVAHGSSSANNPHHGAHDCGACSGRPGSVNARVFAAMANHPKVRTQLEEKGISIPSTTMFIGAMHDTAADRMEYYDEQLLNDENASFHLQFKEAFEQALDLNAKERSRRFASIDSGMSIQKIRKAIHERSVSLFEPRPELGHGTNTLCIVGPRSLTSGLFLDRRAFLNSYDYRTDPEGKILPNVMRPLGLVCGGINLEYYFSRVDNYKIGAGTKLPHNVMGLFGVANSSDGDLRPGLPLQMIEVHDPVRLMIIVEHYPEVVLKASQIAPEIYEWYINEWVHLVAIHPDTREFYYFRDGSFSLHTPLTQKVQQVSGMDTIMEHAIEMETNHIAHATKENLPVFILKS, encoded by the coding sequence ATGCCATCCATAGCAGCGGATGGAACTATTTCCATTGTTGAATCTACCCCAAAACGCTTTGTAAGAAAGTTTGATGAGCATAAAATTCTTCATGATCTGAAGCATTATCTCCCTGCGCAATCTGCTTTAAAGGATTTTATTCATCACAATTCGTTACATGCATTTCAGCACCTTAAGTTCTTTCCTGCACTATTTAAAGCGGGATCTATCTTTGGCTATCAGGTAACTCTGCAATTGGAAGAGTTTCGTCAGTTATATAAAAACGGACGAATCAAAGAAATTGTACTTGATGATATCATCTCCACTTCAAAAGGCAGGGAGCATCTCAAAGCATGGAAATTAAGAATGTTGTCCGGTCATTTTGAGACTTCCTATACACCAAGGATTGGTCGCTTGCGATCGAATTGGAAAAGTAAGTTTAATATAGATCTCGATGGTCATGTTCAACCCATTCTATTTCGGGTACTATGCAGTTATCTCGATCAGGGAATTTCAACCTGGAAGTTTCCAATAGATGAAAGAGGATTTTTTGCTGCGTTAAAAAAGCTGGAGCAGGAGGGAGGAGTTAGTTTTTTTAAGACGAAGTTCGTCCGTAATTTATTGCTGAAAGGAGAAAGTGATATCAAAGGTTTGCTAACGCTGGTGGTGGGAGAAGAATCCTATTTTGATCAGTATTTATTCGATCAGCAGTTCAGTCATCAGGGTTGGTCAGGAATAATTGCGGCTATTGAAAGTAACCCATCTGCATTGTTGGATAAAAGGGTGATTTCCTTGCATGACCTGATTCTGTTTGAATTGTTGCTGGAATTGGATGTATTGCATTATCATCTTGGTCAACGTTTTCAGCCACTCACAAATCGAGTAGAAGAAAAACCATTATCGCTTTTTGAAGACATCCCTTCAAATGATTTGAATGAAGTACTCACCTTATGGCAACAGGCTTTTGAGTGGAGTTATTATGATGAGGTGCTGGCCGGAATGAAGGGGGCTTCTCCTCCAACTACAAATAAGATCACTGAAAAAAGTTTCCAGGCTATTTTTTGTATTGACGAACGGGAGTGTTCGTTGAGAAGACATATTGAAAATGTTGTTCCCGATTGTGAAACTTTAGGTGCTCCCGGTTTTTTTGGAGTGGAGTTCTTTTTTCAACCGGAGAATGGAAAATTCTACGAAAAACTTTGTCCGGCTCCCGTAACTCCAAAATATTTGATAAAAGAATTTGGTGCAGCTAAGGATCGAAAACATGAGTTATTGTATTCCGATAAGGCCCATCATCCCGTTTATGGTTTTCTGTCGAGTTTAACATTGGGCTTTATGGCAGGTGGAAGATTAATACAACATCTTTTCCGACCCGGGATGAGTCCCGCCATTTCAAATGCTTTTGCGCATATGAATAGTAAAGCATCGTTGACAATAGAAAACAAAGACATTTCGCATAAGGAAAATAATTTGCAGATTGGTTTCACTGTTGATGAGATGACCACGCGTGTGGAAGCACAGCTCCGTGGCATGGGTCTGGTGAAGAATTTTGCTCCTCTTGTATATGTTGTTGCACATGGATCCAGTAGCGCAAACAATCCTCATCACGGAGCTCATGACTGTGGTGCATGCAGTGGCCGCCCCGGTTCCGTAAATGCCCGCGTTTTCGCTGCAATGGCCAATCATCCTAAAGTTCGCACTCAATTGGAAGAAAAAGGGATTTCAATTCCTTCCACTACGATGTTTATAGGGGCGATGCACGATACGGCTGCTGATAGAATGGAGTACTATGATGAGCAGTTGTTGAACGACGAGAATGCATCATTCCATCTCCAATTTAAGGAAGCTTTTGAACAAGCTCTCGATCTGAATGCCAAAGAGCGCTCCCGTCGGTTTGCTTCTATCGATTCCGGGATGAGTATTCAAAAAATTCGAAAGGCCATTCACGAGAGATCCGTATCACTTTTTGAACCCCGGCCGGAACTGGGTCATGGTACCAATACACTTTGTATCGTTGGTCCCCGATCGCTGACAAGTGGTCTCTTTCTCGACAGACGTGCCTTTTTGAATTCTTATGATTATCGTACGGACCCTGAAGGAAAAATTCTTCCAAATGTCATGCGTCCTCTCGGCCTTGTATGTGGTGGTATTAACCTGGAGTATTATTTTTCAAGAGTCGACAACTATAAGATTGGTGCCGGAACCAAATTGCCTCATAATGTGATGGGACTCTTCGGTGTGGCCAACAGCAGTGATGGTGACTTGCGTCCAGGCTTACCGTTGCAGATGATAGAAGTGCACGATCCGGTGCGTTTGATGATAATTGTGGAGCATTATCCCGAGGTGGTCTTGAAAGCAAGTCAGATTGCACCGGAAATATATGAATGGTATATCAATGAGTGGGTGCATTTGGTAGCCATTCATCCCGATACGAGGGAATTTTATTATTTCCGTGATGGAAGTTTTAGTTTGCATACTCCTTTAACCCAAAAGGTTCAACAAGTATCCGGTATGGATACGATTATGGAACATGCCATTGAAATGGAAACTAACCATATCGCACATGCTACGAAGGAAAATTTACCGGTGTTTATTCTAAAATCATGA
- a CDS encoding FkbM family methyltransferase, with protein MSSYQIKKTPKTKFINLFRTVFTLPLFEDALVALTSKSRSPLLRKFVPPNYLYKKESFRTITRENIKYKLDISNVVDHYLYFGLEDPVYTSVLETIQNAKTILDIGANIGTTSLYFASLNAKAKIISFEPHPDTFKRAEENIKLNSFRNIELLNIGLGEQKAELKLYEVNENNPGMNRILAEETNLPYKIIQVDLLDKIMEEKSIPPVDFIKIDVEGFEYSVLKGGVNTLKNKPVLFIELDDNNLRENNSTAEELIKLLYTIGYSRFYRADTSEAVSTTTDFSHCHFDLIAK; from the coding sequence ATGTCCAGCTACCAGATAAAGAAAACGCCAAAGACAAAATTTATTAATCTTTTCAGAACCGTGTTCACGTTACCCCTCTTTGAAGATGCTTTAGTTGCGCTGACCAGTAAGAGTAGATCACCATTGCTCCGAAAATTTGTTCCACCGAACTATTTGTATAAAAAAGAGAGCTTTCGCACCATCACCAGAGAAAATATCAAATACAAACTTGATATCAGCAATGTGGTGGATCATTACTTATACTTTGGTTTAGAAGATCCGGTATATACCTCCGTTTTAGAGACTATTCAAAATGCGAAAACCATACTTGATATTGGCGCGAACATTGGCACCACATCCTTGTACTTTGCAAGTCTTAATGCGAAGGCGAAAATCATTTCCTTCGAACCCCATCCGGATACCTTTAAAAGAGCCGAAGAGAATATTAAACTGAATTCATTTCGTAATATCGAACTCCTGAATATTGGTCTTGGAGAACAGAAAGCAGAGCTGAAACTCTACGAAGTAAATGAAAACAATCCGGGCATGAACAGGATCTTGGCTGAAGAAACAAATCTGCCCTATAAAATAATTCAAGTAGACTTACTGGATAAAATAATGGAGGAGAAGAGCATTCCTCCTGTCGATTTTATTAAAATAGATGTGGAAGGTTTTGAATACTCCGTTTTAAAGGGAGGTGTAAACACATTAAAAAATAAACCGGTTTTATTCATTGAACTGGATGATAATAATCTTCGGGAGAACAATAGTACAGCAGAAGAACTCATTAAATTGCTTTATACTATAGGGTATAGCCGGTTTTACAGAGCTGACACTTCAGAAGCCGTATCAACAACAACCGATTTTAGCCATTGCCATTTCGATCTTATAGCGAAGTAA
- a CDS encoding carbonic anhydrase (macrophage inducible 5; Mig-5), whose protein sequence is MKAHSLASQSTITPEKALEYLKEGNERFINNLKVNRNLLQQANDTREGQWPFAAILSCIDSRTSAELIFDQGLGDIFSIRIAGNVVNTDIIGSLEFACKVAGSKLIVVLGHSNCGAIKGACDHLEMGNLTELLSKIQPAVYQETLTTQPDKRNSSNAVFVRNVTGLNVKRSVQSIVNRSYILEQLIEKGEIAIIGAVHNLETGQVDFLEDTWIANFNTIQENVST, encoded by the coding sequence ATGAAAGCACATTCGTTGGCATCTCAGTCAACTATCACTCCCGAAAAAGCTCTTGAATACCTGAAAGAAGGTAATGAACGATTTATTAATAATTTAAAAGTAAATAGAAACTTACTCCAGCAGGCCAATGATACCCGTGAAGGTCAATGGCCATTTGCTGCGATATTAAGTTGCATTGATAGCCGCACCTCTGCAGAATTGATCTTCGATCAGGGATTGGGTGATATATTCTCCATCCGGATTGCAGGAAATGTTGTGAATACAGATATTATCGGAAGCCTGGAGTTCGCTTGTAAGGTAGCCGGGTCAAAGCTGATTGTAGTATTGGGTCATTCAAATTGCGGAGCGATAAAAGGCGCTTGTGATCATTTGGAAATGGGCAACCTGACAGAACTTTTATCGAAGATCCAACCTGCCGTCTATCAGGAAACACTCACCACTCAACCCGATAAAAGAAATTCATCGAACGCTGTCTTTGTACGAAATGTGACTGGTCTGAATGTGAAAAGGTCAGTGCAATCCATCGTGAATCGAAGTTATATACTGGAACAGTTAATTGAAAAGGGTGAAATAGCCATCATCGGTGCTGTTCACAATCTGGAGACCGGACAAGTGGACTTTCTGGAAGATACCTGGATCGCTAATTTCAATACGATTCAGGAAAATGTGAGTACATAG
- a CDS encoding DEAD/DEAH box helicase, producing MISESSTTTQEQSIGKQLYAYQHKAIEEILSRLKDHPARYNLLYQLPTGGGKTVIFSEIARRYIANTGKKVLILTHRLELCAQTAAMLQEFGVNNMVINSAVKELPVPNDFMCYVAMVETLNNRLRDKILNLDTIGLMIVDEAHYNSFGKLFRFYEKGVVLGVTATPLSSNINIRMKDTYDELIVGESISSLIDSGFLAKAVTYHHHVGLTSLKVGRSGDYTVSSSERLYNNHAMQDKLLAAYKEKCVGQKTLIFNNGIATSQYVYATFQEAGFDIKHLDHTHTTKERKDILQWFREKKDAILTSVSILTTGFDEPTVECIILNRATKSLTLYFQMIGRGSRVLPEKKEFKVIDLGNNLHRFGLWDEPVNWPSIFETPELYLDGIPSDEFIEINYRYEMPEELCRFFAKSDPIHMDIPETHRQVMSSGQRPKVVIDLSLAQHVRMCMENSSSVEEALHLADLLKDEFEYRIRMYARCLSKTSESYVKWLQDEYKRTLKVTIIRDSHHAFGNGNTEESV from the coding sequence ATGATATCCGAAAGCAGCACGACAACGCAAGAACAATCCATCGGTAAGCAGCTCTATGCTTATCAACATAAGGCCATCGAGGAGATTTTATCCAGACTTAAGGATCATCCTGCACGATACAATCTCCTCTATCAGCTTCCCACAGGTGGGGGTAAAACTGTTATCTTTTCCGAAATTGCCAGACGCTATATTGCCAATACGGGTAAAAAAGTACTGATTTTAACGCACCGATTGGAACTTTGTGCACAGACTGCCGCCATGCTTCAGGAATTTGGAGTGAACAATATGGTCATCAATAGCGCGGTGAAGGAGTTGCCGGTTCCCAATGACTTCATGTGTTACGTGGCCATGGTAGAGACGCTGAATAACCGTTTACGGGATAAGATATTGAATCTGGACACCATCGGCTTAATGATTGTAGACGAAGCCCACTACAATTCATTTGGTAAACTGTTTCGTTTTTATGAGAAGGGGGTGGTGCTCGGCGTTACGGCTACGCCATTAAGTTCGAATATTAATATTAGAATGAAGGATACCTACGACGAGTTGATTGTAGGGGAATCTATTTCTTCACTGATAGATTCCGGCTTTCTGGCAAAAGCAGTGACTTACCATCATCACGTAGGACTTACCTCTTTGAAAGTAGGGCGCAGTGGTGATTATACCGTGAGTTCTTCCGAGCGATTGTACAACAATCATGCGATGCAGGATAAGTTGCTGGCTGCTTACAAGGAGAAATGTGTCGGACAAAAGACCCTCATTTTTAACAATGGTATCGCTACTTCGCAATATGTTTATGCTACATTCCAGGAGGCGGGGTTCGATATAAAGCATTTGGATCATACTCACACTACTAAAGAGCGTAAAGATATTCTCCAATGGTTTCGCGAGAAGAAGGATGCTATACTAACGTCGGTGAGTATCCTAACAACGGGATTCGATGAACCGACGGTGGAGTGTATTATTCTCAACCGTGCTACTAAATCATTGACCCTGTATTTTCAGATGATTGGTCGCGGATCACGTGTTTTGCCGGAGAAGAAGGAGTTTAAGGTGATCGATCTCGGAAATAATTTGCATCGTTTTGGTTTATGGGATGAGCCCGTAAACTGGCCTTCCATTTTTGAAACGCCCGAACTCTATCTGGATGGTATTCCAAGTGATGAGTTTATCGAAATCAATTACCGTTATGAAATGCCGGAAGAGCTTTGCCGGTTTTTCGCAAAGTCTGATCCCATTCATATGGATATCCCCGAGACCCATCGACAGGTCATGAGTAGCGGCCAACGTCCAAAAGTAGTGATCGACCTCTCATTGGCGCAGCATGTACGCATGTGCATGGAGAATAGTTCCTCGGTAGAAGAAGCACTCCATCTCGCCGATCTCCTCAAAGACGAATTTGAGTACCGTATCCGAATGTATGCCCGCTGCCTGAGTAAAACCTCAGAGAGCTATGTGAAATGGCTGCAGGATGAGTATAAACGTACGTTGAAGGTTACTATCATACGTGATTCGCATCACGCTTTCGGGAATGGCAATACAGAAGAGTCGGTATAA
- a CDS encoding SulP family inorganic anion transporter: MKSYSSYIKTDIQAGLVVFLVALPLCLGIALASGAPLFAGIISGVIGGIIVGVMSGSQLSVSGPAAGLTAIVLAAIMSLGSYETFLLAVVLAGGIQILLGLAKAGTISNYFPSNVIEGMLTAIGVIIILKQLPHAIGYDVDNEGDFFFIETGTGHNTFSAIVDAINYSHPGAIIITLVSLAILIAFNKLDFLKKIKVVPGALVAVVVGVILNELFKSSGSTLAISQEHLVNLPVADSFDSFLGQFTFPDYTAFANINVWIVAITIAVVASIETLLCIEASDKMDPLKRYTNTNKELVAQGTGNILSGLIGGLPMTSVIVRTSANINSGGRTKIATITHGVFLLLAVITIPFILNKIPLACLAAILLMIGYKLASPAVFKHMWTTGKYQFIPFIITVVAVVLTDLLKGVAIGLVVSVFFILRANLKLAYFFKKEDYQEGELIVIHLAQEVSFLNKAAIKQTLSHLPENSKLLLDATDTFYIDHDVVQLIRDFIMVTSKEKNITVTLKGFKEEYRMENAIQHVTSK; encoded by the coding sequence ATGAAGTCTTATTCCTCTTACATTAAAACTGACATTCAGGCCGGATTAGTGGTCTTTCTCGTAGCACTTCCATTATGTCTGGGAATTGCCTTGGCTAGTGGCGCACCTTTATTTGCCGGGATCATTTCCGGTGTAATCGGAGGTATTATAGTCGGGGTCATGAGTGGGTCTCAACTGAGTGTTTCAGGTCCTGCTGCCGGACTAACAGCCATCGTTCTTGCTGCAATTATGAGTTTGGGATCGTATGAAACATTCTTGCTTGCGGTGGTTTTAGCAGGTGGAATCCAGATTCTACTCGGTTTGGCGAAAGCAGGAACGATATCGAATTATTTTCCCTCGAATGTAATTGAAGGAATGCTGACCGCAATTGGCGTAATCATCATATTGAAACAACTGCCTCATGCCATCGGTTATGATGTGGATAACGAGGGGGATTTCTTTTTTATTGAAACAGGAACAGGACACAATACCTTTTCTGCAATTGTTGATGCTATCAATTATTCTCATCCCGGGGCTATCATTATAACGTTGGTATCCCTGGCGATATTGATTGCATTTAATAAACTTGATTTTTTGAAAAAGATCAAGGTTGTTCCCGGGGCTTTAGTGGCAGTCGTAGTAGGTGTTATACTGAACGAGTTGTTTAAGTCATCCGGTTCAACTCTGGCTATTTCTCAGGAGCATTTGGTGAATTTACCGGTGGCCGATTCATTTGATAGTTTTCTTGGTCAATTTACTTTTCCGGACTACACGGCCTTTGCAAATATTAATGTATGGATTGTTGCAATTACCATTGCTGTTGTCGCAAGTATTGAGACGTTATTATGTATTGAGGCCTCCGATAAAATGGATCCTTTAAAAAGGTATACCAATACGAATAAAGAGTTAGTGGCACAAGGTACGGGAAATATTCTGAGTGGTCTTATAGGTGGCTTACCGATGACATCAGTGATCGTCAGAACATCCGCCAATATTAATTCGGGAGGAAGAACTAAAATAGCAACTATCACACATGGCGTGTTTTTACTACTTGCTGTGATTACAATACCGTTTATACTTAATAAGATTCCACTTGCCTGTCTTGCAGCAATTCTGTTGATGATCGGTTATAAATTGGCAAGTCCAGCTGTTTTTAAACATATGTGGACTACAGGAAAGTATCAGTTTATTCCTTTCATTATAACTGTGGTTGCCGTGGTACTCACCGACCTTCTAAAAGGTGTTGCCATCGGACTGGTGGTCTCCGTCTTTTTCATCTTGCGCGCCAATTTGAAGCTGGCCTATTTCTTCAAGAAGGAAGATTATCAGGAGGGGGAGTTAATTGTTATTCATCTCGCACAGGAAGTTTCTTTTTTGAATAAAGCAGCGATAAAGCAGACTTTAAGTCATTTGCCGGAAAATAGTAAGTTGCTTCTTGATGCAACAGATACGTTTTACATTGATCATGATGTTGTGCAATTAATTCGTGATTTCATTATGGTCACCTCGAAGGAAAAAAATATAACTGTAACGCTGAAAGGATTTAAAGAAGAGTACCGGATGGAAAATGCCATTCAACATGTAACGTCAAAATAA
- a CDS encoding CsbD family protein — protein sequence MNTTEIKGNWNEQKGKLKQKFANLTDDDLLFVEGKKDEMMGKLQIKLGKTKEEWDSIMKDLERD from the coding sequence ATGAACACTACAGAAATTAAAGGAAATTGGAATGAGCAAAAAGGGAAGTTAAAGCAAAAGTTTGCAAATTTAACGGATGATGATTTGCTCTTTGTAGAAGGGAAAAAGGATGAGATGATGGGAAAGCTACAAATTAAATTGGGTAAAACGAAGGAAGAGTGGGATTCGATTATGAAGGATCTGGAAAGAGACTAA